The genomic stretch GAGCAGGACAAATTCACATTTGCTGCAGGGTAGAACTTTTTCTATGGCTATCAAAAACTTCTGTGGTATTATTTTAGTGATAGCTACTGTCAGATAAGGGGGAGTTGTGAATCGGATCTGTGAGATGTTGGGAATCGAATACCCGATCTTCCTTGGAGGGATGGCGCACGTGTCACGCGCGCCGCTGGTCTCCGCTGTCTCCGCCGCGGGCGGGCTCGGGATCATCGGCTCGGGTGGGATGCCGCCCGACGTCCTTGCGGCGGAGATCGAGAGAGTGCGCGAAATGACGGACCGGCCGTTCGGGGTGAACCTGATGCTGATGGATCCCAACATCGATGCGCAGGTGGAGGTCGTCCTCGACGCCGGGGTGGCGATGGTGACGACCGGGGCCGGAAACCCGGCCAAGTACATCGATCGATTGAAGGCCCGCGGGATCAAGATCTTTCCCGTCGTTCCGGCTGTTGCACTGGCGGTGCGGATGGCCCGGGCCGGAGCGGACGGGGTTGTTGCCGAGGGGATGGAGTCGGGCGGACACGTCGGGGAGGTGACGACGTTCGTCCTCGTCCCCCAGGTTGCTGACGCGGTCGAGATCCCGGTGGTCGCCGCCGGGGGGATCGCCGATGGTCGCGGGCTCGCGGCCGCGTTCGCCCTCGGCGCAGAGGGAGTGCAGATAGGAACACGCTTTCTCGCCTCAGTCGAGGCACCGGTGCACGAGAACTTCAAGCGGGCGGTGCTGAAGGCGAACGAACGGTCGACGATCGTCACCGGCCGCAGCATCGGGGCCCCGGTGCGCACGATCGCCAACAAGATGACCAAGACCTTCGCCCGCTACGAGCAGGAGGGCCGGCCGCGCGAGGAGTTCGAGAAATTGGCGGTCGGGGGGCTGCGCCGCGCCGTGTACGACGGCGACCTTGAGACCGGTTCCCTGATGGCCGGCCAGGTGGCAGGGATGATCCGCGAGATCAAGCCGGTGCGGGAGATCATCGCCGAGATCGTTACCCAGGCCCGCCGGCTCCTCCCCGAGGGGGCAGGCTTCTAGATGACCGTCGCCAGCGCCAAGGCGATCCGCGACCTCGAGTTCGATCGGTTGAAGGAGCTCGTCTCCGGCTACACCCAATCCTCCCTCGGTCGCGAGGCGATCGCCGGGCTGGAACCGATCGCCGACCGCGCTGCGCTCGAGGAGGAGATCGCAGCGGTGCGGGAAGCGACGGCATTCATCTCCCGCGCTCCCCGTCTCCCGTTGGGCGGGGTTGAGGACCTCCGCCCGCTTCTGGAACGGGCACGGGAAGGGACCCACTTGGATGGAGAGGAGTGGGGGACGATCCTTTCCACCATCGAGGCTGCGGCACGGGTGCGCGCCGCCCTCGACGCGGCGGATGACCTTCCCCGGCTGCAGCGGCTCGCACGGCAGCTCGCGGACCACTCCCGCTTGGCCACCCGGATCTACCGCACGGTCGACGAGGCGGGTGAGGTCCGCGACGACGCATCTCCGCTCCTCGCCCGGCTGACGGCGAAGCGGCGCGCCGTGGAGGAGCGGATCGCGCGGCGGCTGCGGGAGTTCATGGCGCGGAACCCGGAGCTCATCGGCGAGGCGGTGATCACCCGTCGCGGGGGGCGGCTCGTCATCCCGGTCAAATCAGGGGCGATCGGCGCAGCGGAGTTCGTGGTGCACGATCGCTCCGCCACCGGCCAGACCCTGTACGCTGAGCCGACCTCCATCGTCCCGGAGAACAACACCGCGGCGCAGCTCGAGGCCGAAATCCATCAGGAACGGGTCCGACTCCTGCGCGAGTTGACCGCGGCGTTCCTCGGGGAGGCACGCCGCTTCCTGCGCGACCGGGAGGTCTTAGCCCGGATCGATTCCCTGTTCGCCCGCGCCCGGTACGGGGTGGAAAACCGGTGTGCATTCCCCCGGTTCTCCGGTGAGATCCGCCTCCTCGATGCGCGTCATCCCCTCATCCCGCCCGACCGGGTCGTCCCGATCTCGGCCAGTCTGGGGGGAAAGACCAGAGTGATGGTGATCACCGGACCGAACACCGGGGGGAAGACGGTGACCCTGCGCACGATCGGGCTTCTCACCCTGATGGCTCAATCCGGGATCCCGATCCCCGCCTCCCCGGACTCCGAGCTCGCGCTCGTCTCCCGGGTGCGGACCGATATCGGAGACGAGCAATCTTTGGAGCAGAACCTGTCCACCTTCTCCGCTCACATGAAGAACATCGTCTCCATCCTGGACGAGGTCGACTCCGACTCCCTCGTTCTGTTGGACGAGCTCGGGGCCGGGACCGATCCGCAGGAAGGGGCGGCGCTCGGGCTGGCGATCCTGGAGCGGCTCCTCGAGGTGGAAGCCCTCGTCGTCGTCTCCACCCACCTCACCCCGCTCAAGTACTTCGCCATCCGCCACCCGCGGGTGAAGACCGCGTCGATGGAGTTCGATCCGGAGAGCCTCGCCCCCACGTTCCACCTGATAGAGGGGATCCCGGGGCGAAGCAACGCGTTCATCATCGCGCGCAACCTCGGGCTCGACGCGGCGCTGGTCGCCCGGGCGCGAGAGTTCCTCGCCAAGGGGGAGATCAAGGCCGAGGACATCATCGAGCAGCTCCAGCGGGAACAGCGGTCACTCGCCGACTACCGTCGTCGCGCCGCGGCGGAGTTGGCGAATGCGCAGCGGCTCCGGGAGGAATTCGAGGGACGGCTTGCCGCGTTCGAGGCCCGCAAGGAGGAAGAGATTGCGCGCAACCTCAAGGAGCTGGGTTCGTTCCTTCGGGAGGCGCAACAGGAGGCCGAGCGCCTCCTCGCCGCGGCGCGGGCGGAAGAATCGCGCGCCGCGATGCGCAACGCCCACCGGCGGATCACCGAGCTGCGCGCCGAGCTCGAGTCCCGTGCC from Candidatus Bipolaricaulota bacterium encodes the following:
- a CDS encoding nitronate monooxygenase yields the protein MLGIEYPIFLGGMAHVSRAPLVSAVSAAGGLGIIGSGGMPPDVLAAEIERVREMTDRPFGVNLMLMDPNIDAQVEVVLDAGVAMVTTGAGNPAKYIDRLKARGIKIFPVVPAVALAVRMARAGADGVVAEGMESGGHVGEVTTFVLVPQVADAVEIPVVAAGGIADGRGLAAAFALGAEGVQIGTRFLASVEAPVHENFKRAVLKANERSTIVTGRSIGAPVRTIANKMTKTFARYEQEGRPREEFEKLAVGGLRRAVYDGDLETGSLMAGQVAGMIREIKPVREIIAEIVTQARRLLPEGAGF
- a CDS encoding endonuclease MutS2 — protein: MTVASAKAIRDLEFDRLKELVSGYTQSSLGREAIAGLEPIADRAALEEEIAAVREATAFISRAPRLPLGGVEDLRPLLERAREGTHLDGEEWGTILSTIEAAARVRAALDAADDLPRLQRLARQLADHSRLATRIYRTVDEAGEVRDDASPLLARLTAKRRAVEERIARRLREFMARNPELIGEAVITRRGGRLVIPVKSGAIGAAEFVVHDRSATGQTLYAEPTSIVPENNTAAQLEAEIHQERVRLLRELTAAFLGEARRFLRDREVLARIDSLFARARYGVENRCAFPRFSGEIRLLDARHPLIPPDRVVPISASLGGKTRVMVITGPNTGGKTVTLRTIGLLTLMAQSGIPIPASPDSELALVSRVRTDIGDEQSLEQNLSTFSAHMKNIVSILDEVDSDSLVLLDELGAGTDPQEGAALGLAILERLLEVEALVVVSTHLTPLKYFAIRHPRVKTASMEFDPESLAPTFHLIEGIPGRSNAFIIARNLGLDAALVARAREFLAKGEIKAEDIIEQLQREQRSLADYRRRAAAELANAQRLREEFEGRLAAFEARKEEEIARNLKELGSFLREAQQEAERLLAAARAEESRAAMRNAHRRITELRAELESRAGRAEDAGKEHRFARGDSVRIRPLDARGTIVELDGERATVDVDGKRFRTKISDLEPAPPALPSRPPRERISRPAAPSQVSLQLNVRGMTVAAALAELERYLDRLLLADVRRASVLHGKGTGALRDAIRSYLSSCSFVKSVGPAPPREGGDGVTVFELKG